One window of the Rosa rugosa chromosome 3, drRosRugo1.1, whole genome shotgun sequence genome contains the following:
- the LOC133739004 gene encoding small ribosomal subunit protein eS25-like has protein sequence MAPKKEKAPPPSSKPAKSGGGKQKKKKWSKGKQKEKVNNMVLFDQATYDKLLSEAPKFKLITPSILSDRLRINGSLARRAIKDLMARGSIRMVSSHASQQIYTRATNT, from the exons atg GCTCCGAAGAAGGAAAAGGCACCGCCGCCGTCGTCGAAGCCGGCCAAGTCCGGCGGAgggaagcagaagaagaagaaatggagCAAAGGAAAGCAGAAGGAGAAGGTCAACAACATGGTGCTGTTTGACCAGGCCACCTACGATAAGCTGCTGTCTGAGGCCCCCAAGTTCAAGCTGATCACACCGTCCATTCTCTCCGATCGTCTCAGGATCAACGGCTCTCTGGCCAGGAGGGCAATCAAGGACTTGATGGCTAGGGGTTCCATCAGGATGGTCTCTTCTCACGCCAGCCAGCAGATCTACACTAGGGCAACCAACACCTAG
- the LOC133741372 gene encoding putative disease resistance protein At1g50180: MEDDEADPLYLPKWCGDMVNELKLSNLHRLQTLVNFPANKCDVKDLLKLTKLRKLVLNDPAHFKSLVEIFSPPNDVTLRSLQSMSFKSDTLAFPDEVVDVRQLLSSCSALQKFHVEGRIEKLPEYLQFPPNIAKLTLWGSDLVEDPIPILEKMPNLRILSGWQMFMGKKMVLNSEVYCFVA, encoded by the coding sequence ATGGAAGATGACGAGGCTGACCCATTATATCTTCCCAAGTGGTGTGGCGACATGGTTAATGAGCTGAAGTTGTCCAATCTTCACCGCTTGCAGACACTAGTGAACTTCCCTGCAAACAAATGTGATGTAAAAGATCTTCTGAAATTGACTAAACTGAGGAAACTGGTGCTCAATGACCCAGCACATTTCAAAAGTTTAGTAGAAATTTTCAGTCCCCCAAATGATGTCACATTAAGAAGCCTTCAGTCCATGTCCTTTAAAAGTGACACACTTGCATTCCCCGATGAGGTAGTAGATGTCAGGCAACTGCTGTCAAGCTGTTCAGCTCTTCAGAAGTTTCATGTGGAAGGACGAATAGAAAAGCTACCAGAATACCTTCAGTTCCCTCCAAACATTGCCAAGTTAACTTTATGGGGTTCTGATCTTGTGGAAGATCCAATCCCAATATTGGAGAAGATGCCTAACTTGAGAATTCTGAGCGGATGGCAAATGTTCATGGGGAAGAAAATGGTCCTAAACTCAGAAGTCTACTGCTTCGTGGCTTGA